The genomic DNA AAGCTATTCGCCGATATGAAGGTTGGGGATTGGGCGGGCGATTCGCGAATCGCCCCTACGGTGGGAGATGGGGCCGGGGGAAGGGCGACCACGAGGGTCGCCCCCACGGTGGCGCCGCCGCCCGTTGGATACCGGCTCAATCCGTTCGTAGGTTCCCCTTCGACGGAGTCAGGGCGAACGATGTGGGCGGTAGTCGCGGGGATCAAGACAGGCATCGTATGTGGCCTGGTCTATGGGGACCCACGTCGTGCCGGGAATCCCTCTTGTGTACGTGGTGCTTGGGCCAAGAGGAAAGGCAGACTCGAAGTACAGCTTGCGGTTTTGCCCGGCCCCCACCTGACGCGCCAATTTCACTGCGGGGCCAAAGTCAGTGTCTTGACTCACGATGATTGCAACTTCATATCGTTCCTCATAGGTTGCCTGAATCAAGTCCAGGGCGAGGCTGACGTCAACGCCTTTTTCCTGCCTGCCTGTATTTATGGCGCCCCGGTAGGTGTAGATCCCCTTATTGTTCAAATACCGAAGTTTGCTGGACCAGAAATCATGCCAAAACCGTTGTGAAGTCCCGCCGTTCCGGTTCGGCACGCCAGTATAGAATCGAATTTCAGAGAGCACACGAC from Chloroflexota bacterium includes the following:
- a CDS encoding NYN domain-containing protein, which encodes MNTIVLIDGQNLFYGAKRAWTPPHPALPSPYEWPSYDVEKLADALATKTPGRVLSEIRFYTGVPNRNGGTSQRFWHDFWSSKLRYLNNKGIYTYRGAINTGRQEKGVDVSLALDLIQATYEERYEVAIIVSQDTDFGPAVKLARQVGAGQNRKLYFESAFPLGPSTTYTRGIPGTTWVPIDQATYDACLDPRDYRPHRSP